In Oryza glaberrima chromosome 8, OglaRS2, whole genome shotgun sequence, the following are encoded in one genomic region:
- the LOC127782286 gene encoding probable methyltransferase At1g29790: MDPYCDGKSKKSPAMGRRRRYCRCGTTMLTMLLFVVTNSASVLLSSGAGAFLLRRYKPATARLWAWDDSAALLDDLNATQSALADTHAQLADLHPRLGTANSLLETLLAAMAAERRDGGTPWARELSGELELAVAPHRNVTGKATVFPALGHACARFQDDLEAYMRYTPGGECPSDEQLARQLMLNGCDPLPRRRCRPRSPAGYVQPAPLTKSLWAIPPDTTVVWDAYRCKNYSCLVRGGGGGEFDLLGREKRRWMRDDGALAYSIDSVLAARPNGTVRIGLDIGGVSGTFAARMRERGVAVVTTAMNSGGPSGSLIASRGLVPVHVGPAHRLPFFDGTLDIVHWTSPEHVAGVMLEFALFDIYRVLRPGGLLWLDHFVFPGEQLNATFAPMVDRVGFRRLRWNTGKKLVSALLEKPMT; encoded by the coding sequence atGGATCCGTACTGCGACGGTAAGAGCAAGAAGTCGCCGGcgatggggaggcggcggcgctactgCCGGTGCGGCACGACCATGCTGACGATGCTCCTCTTCGTCGTCACCAACTCCGCCtccgtcctcctctcctccggcgccggcgccttcctcctccgccgctacaAGCCGGCCACCGCCCGCCTCTGGGCATGGGACGactccgccgcgctcctcgaCGACCTCAACGCCACGCAGTCCGCGCTCGCCGACACCCACGCCCAGCTCGCCGACCTCCACCCCCGCCTCGGCACCGCCAACTCCCTCCTCGAGacgctcctcgccgccatggcggccgAGCGGCGGGACGGCGGCACGCCGTGGGCTCGCGagctctccggcgagctcgagctcgccgtcgcgcccCACCGGAACGTCACCGGCAAGGCGACGGTGTTCCCGGCGCTGGGACACGCGTGCGCCCGCTTCCAGGACGACCTGGAGGCGTACATGAGGTACACGCCCGGCGGCGAGTGCCCCTCCGACGAGCAGCTGGCGCGCCAGCTCATGCTCAACGGCTGCGAcccgctgccgcggcggcggtgccggccgCGTTCGCCGGCGGGGTACGTGCAGCCGGCGCCGCTGACGAAGAGCCTCTGGGCCATCCCGCCGGACACCACCGTCGTGTGGGACGCGTACCGGTGCAAGAACTACTCGTGCctggtgcgcggcggcggcggcggcgagttcgACCTGCTCGGCCGGGAGAAGCGCCGGTGGatgcgcgacgacggcgcgctcGCCTACTCCATCGACAGCGTGCTCGCGGCGAGGCCGAACGGCACGGTGCGCATCGGGCTGGACATCGGCGGCGTGTCCGGCACGTTCGCGGCGCGGATGCGCGAGCGCGGCGTGGCCGTGGTGACCACGGCCATGAACTCCGGCGGGCCGTCCGGCAGCCTGATCGCGTCGCGGGGGCTCGTGCCGGTGCACGTCGGCCCGGCGCACCGGCTGCCATTCTTCGACGGCACGCTCGACATCGTGCACTGGACGTCGCCGGAGCACGTCGCCGGCGTGATGCTGGAGTTCGCGCTGTTCGACATCTACCGGGTGCTGAGGCCGGGAGGCTTGCTCTGGCTCGACCACTTCGTCTTCCCCGGCGAGCAGCTGAACGCGACGTTCGCGCCCATGGTTGACAGGGTTGGGTTCAGAAGGCTACGATGGAACACCGGCAAGAAGCTGGTCTCCGCACTGCTTGAGAAACCAATGACATGA